In one window of Cyanobacteria bacterium GSL.Bin1 DNA:
- a CDS encoding protein kinase: MIYCLNPSCPQPRNPNKIRICQSCGSDLKLHGRYLVGKTLGRGGFGATFLAVDTSLPGNPVCVIKQLRPANKTPSFLKMARELFQREAETLGKLGNHPQVPRLLDYFEAQEQFFLVQEFVKGSNLQKEVKTNGPLSEAGIRQFLTEILPLFEYIHSEKVIHRDIKPANIIRRDIDKKLVLIDFGAVKNRVNEVMAADMSNDNPLTSFAVGTPGYSPPEQMAMRPTYASDIYSLGATCIYLLTGRSPKDIGYNARTGALDWEDYVQVSAHLKKVLRKMLEMAVRDRYQSVQAVLDGLEMEAYEESLSQGLVKRKPINKTENTEQPESSTSWNSKLAESIRQRRTRMGLPTSRTPERSQGFTSGERSKSLASRKLTAEQVTQQYEQGRRDFSQVNLYRLDLEEKDLRQCIFRDANLMQTNLRKGDLRGADFANGNLRRVVLREAKLSNTFFSNADLQKADLRKADLTLANFQDAKLTETDLSGANLTNAKISDKQLAQAKTNWATILPNGKRALW; encoded by the coding sequence ATGATTTACTGTCTGAATCCGTCTTGCCCGCAGCCGAGAAACCCCAACAAAATTAGAATCTGTCAAAGTTGCGGTAGCGATCTCAAACTTCATGGTCGTTATCTAGTAGGAAAAACACTAGGTCGAGGCGGTTTTGGCGCTACCTTTTTAGCGGTCGATACCAGTTTACCCGGGAATCCCGTTTGTGTGATTAAGCAACTGCGTCCAGCCAATAAAACCCCGAGTTTCTTGAAGATGGCACGGGAATTATTTCAACGAGAAGCAGAAACCTTGGGTAAATTAGGAAATCATCCCCAAGTTCCTCGCTTACTGGATTACTTTGAAGCCCAAGAGCAGTTTTTCTTGGTCCAGGAGTTTGTTAAAGGCTCTAATTTGCAAAAGGAAGTCAAAACCAATGGCCCCTTGAGCGAAGCTGGGATTCGCCAATTTTTGACCGAAATTTTACCCTTATTTGAGTATATTCACTCGGAAAAAGTCATTCACCGCGACATTAAACCAGCGAATATTATTCGTCGCGACATTGATAAGAAATTAGTTTTGATTGATTTTGGGGCCGTGAAAAATCGGGTGAATGAGGTAATGGCAGCGGATATGTCTAACGATAACCCACTCACTTCCTTTGCTGTCGGAACTCCTGGCTATTCTCCCCCCGAACAAATGGCAATGCGTCCCACTTATGCCAGTGATATTTATAGCTTGGGGGCAACCTGTATTTATCTTCTTACGGGGCGATCGCCAAAAGATATTGGCTATAACGCCCGCACTGGGGCTTTAGATTGGGAAGATTATGTGCAGGTGAGTGCTCATCTGAAAAAAGTACTACGGAAAATGCTGGAAATGGCAGTGCGCGATCGCTATCAGTCTGTCCAAGCTGTTCTAGATGGTTTAGAAATGGAAGCTTATGAAGAGAGCTTGTCGCAGGGGCTTGTTAAACGAAAACCCATTAATAAAACAGAAAATACTGAGCAACCGGAGTCTTCTACGAGTTGGAATAGTAAGTTAGCGGAGTCAATTCGTCAACGTCGGACTCGGATGGGCTTACCGACCAGTCGCACGCCTGAGCGCAGCCAAGGTTTTACCAGTGGTGAGCGCTCCAAATCGCTAGCTTCTCGAAAGTTGACAGCAGAACAAGTTACTCAACAATACGAACAAGGGAGACGGGATTTTTCTCAAGTTAATTTATATCGCCTAGATTTAGAAGAAAAGGATTTGAGACAGTGTATTTTTCGTGATGCAAATTTGATGCAGACCAACCTTCGCAAAGGAGATTTAAGAGGGGCTGACTTTGCCAATGGGAATTTAAGACGAGTGGTGCTGCGAGAAGCAAAACTGAGTAATACGTTTTTTAGTAATGCTGATTTACAAAAAGCTGATTTACGTAAAGCGGATCTTACCCTTGCTAATTTTCAAGATGCTAAGCTGACTGAAACAGATCTCTCCGGTGCCAATTTAACTAATGCCAAAATAAGCGATAAGCAATTAGCGCAAGCAAAAACCAACTGGGCAACAATTTTGCCGAATGGAAAACGTGCTTTATGGTAG
- a CDS encoding DUF3134 domain-containing protein yields MNNPSLRQEPRYEPATVIPLKQDTSLLDWLEQNNRLMPRESLESENEKYLEEDEEIAQLMGEDYRGGSDAIADNDLE; encoded by the coding sequence ATGAATAATCCGTCTCTGCGTCAAGAACCGCGTTACGAACCGGCAACTGTCATTCCACTTAAACAAGATACCTCTCTGTTGGATTGGTTAGAACAGAACAATCGGCTGATGCCCAGAGAAAGCCTAGAAAGTGAAAATGAGAAATATCTGGAAGAAGATGAAGAAATTGCCCAACTCATGGGAGAAGATTATCGCGGGGGAAGCGACGCGATCGCAGATAATGATCTAGAATAA
- a CDS encoding photosystem one PsaX yields the protein MAKTSADKMPVPQSGQPPYRFRTIWALVLLAVNFIVAGIYFHFLNI from the coding sequence ATGGCAAAAACGTCAGCAGATAAAATGCCGGTTCCTCAATCCGGTCAACCCCCCTATCGGTTTCGTACCATTTGGGCATTAGTTCTACTCGCCGTTAACTTTATTGTGGCAGGAATTTATTTCCATTTCCTCAATATCTAG
- a CDS encoding TIGR02588 family protein, giving the protein MSEAQEQSQGKAASTASEKRNCAEWITFLISSCILLALIGLILYDWLLSQQSPPVLQVKTEAVVEIREGQFYQPFVLENMGGSYAESVQVIASLTINPPDDLEVGEQEISFLAAGEKKSGYFIFTHDPREGELSVRVASYR; this is encoded by the coding sequence ATGAGCGAAGCACAAGAACAATCTCAAGGGAAGGCAGCCTCTACCGCTTCGGAAAAACGAAATTGTGCCGAATGGATCACCTTTTTGATCAGTAGTTGCATTCTGTTAGCACTAATTGGGTTAATTCTTTATGATTGGCTTTTAAGTCAACAGTCGCCCCCGGTTTTACAGGTGAAAACCGAAGCCGTGGTAGAAATCAGAGAAGGACAATTTTATCAACCGTTTGTCCTGGAAAATATGGGAGGAAGTTATGCTGAATCCGTGCAAGTGATTGCTTCTTTGACGATTAACCCTCCTGACGATTTGGAAGTGGGAGAACAAGAAATTTCTTTTCTGGCAGCGGGAGAGAAAAAGAGCGGTTATTTTATCTTCACTCATGATCCCCGTGAAGGTGAGTTGAGTGTGAGAGTAGCCAGTTATCGTTAA
- a CDS encoding TIGR02587 family membrane protein translates to MLSHYSSVWQTEILNLLRGASGGFLFGLPLLYTVEVWWIGSSTTPAWMLLALGITFFVVYLLNQSEGFRSSLDIQPIDAFMETVESMSIGVVCALFSLILLCRITLDTPLNEALGKLVFECIPFAIGVALARSTLRGDRAPRTVKKARRLPQNSIFQSLLADLDATLIGSLIVAFSIAPTEEVSLLSASISPLWLILIILSSLAISYCIVFVAGLTNQKERRQQQGLLQQPINETLICYLVCLLASALMLWFFQQLSWHDPWQEWLSDTLILGLPATIGGAAGRLVI, encoded by the coding sequence ATGCTGTCTCATTATTCGTCTGTTTGGCAAACGGAAATCCTTAACCTGTTGCGAGGCGCCTCGGGAGGATTTCTCTTTGGCTTACCTTTGCTCTACACGGTTGAGGTGTGGTGGATTGGGTCAAGTACCACTCCCGCTTGGATGTTGCTTGCTTTAGGGATTACCTTTTTTGTGGTTTACTTACTCAATCAAAGTGAGGGCTTTCGCAGCTCTCTAGACATTCAACCCATTGATGCCTTCATGGAAACCGTAGAATCCATGAGCATTGGTGTGGTCTGTGCTTTGTTTTCTCTAATTTTGCTGTGTCGGATTACTCTAGATACCCCCCTCAATGAAGCCTTAGGGAAGTTAGTCTTTGAGTGTATTCCATTTGCCATTGGGGTTGCCCTGGCTCGTTCTACCCTGCGCGGCGATCGCGCCCCTCGCACCGTAAAAAAAGCCCGTCGCCTTCCGCAAAACAGTATTTTTCAATCCCTGCTTGCGGATCTGGATGCGACCTTGATCGGTTCCCTGATTGTCGCCTTTAGCATTGCCCCCACCGAAGAGGTTTCTCTCTTATCCGCTTCCATTTCTCCCCTCTGGTTAATCCTAATTATTCTCTCTTCACTGGCTATTTCTTACTGTATTGTCTTTGTGGCTGGGTTAACCAACCAAAAGGAACGTCGCCAACAACAAGGGCTTTTGCAACAACCCATCAATGAAACCTTAATTTGTTATTTAGTGTGTTTATTAGCATCAGCGCTGATGCTGTGGTTTTTCCAGCAACTGAGTTGGCATGACCCTTGGCAAGAATGGCTAAGTGATACCCTAATTTTAGGATTGCCAGCAACAATTGGTGGCGCAGCGGGTCGATTAGTGATATGA
- the lipA gene encoding lipoyl synthase: MANQTKPTNSQTRQQWREEITALPSWLKRPIGNASEISTVQQVVKQRDIHTICEEGRCPNRGECYSNKTATFLLMGATCTRACAFCQVDKGHAPMLLDPEEPQKVAEAVEALGLKYAVLTSVARDDLEDGGASWFVKTMEAIWKRSPGTGIEVLTPDFWGGKDSQQKQRDRVATVVAAKPACYNHNVETVPRLQGPVRRGAQYDRSLEVLKIVKEIDPTIPTKSGLMLGHGETEAEVIETLQDLRAIECDRVTLGQYMRPSLEHRPVQKYWTPDEFDRLGAIAQEMGFAHVRSGPLVRSSYHAGEAA; the protein is encoded by the coding sequence ATGGCAAATCAGACAAAACCAACGAACTCTCAAACCAGACAACAATGGCGGGAAGAAATTACGGCGCTACCGTCTTGGTTAAAACGTCCCATTGGCAATGCCAGTGAAATTTCAACCGTACAACAGGTGGTTAAACAGCGCGATATTCACACCATCTGCGAAGAAGGGCGTTGTCCCAACCGAGGCGAATGTTATAGTAACAAAACAGCAACATTTCTCTTAATGGGAGCAACTTGTACCCGAGCCTGTGCATTTTGTCAAGTGGATAAAGGTCACGCCCCAATGCTCCTTGATCCGGAAGAACCGCAGAAAGTGGCGGAAGCGGTAGAAGCGTTAGGGTTAAAGTATGCCGTGTTAACCTCAGTGGCACGAGATGACCTTGAAGATGGTGGCGCCAGTTGGTTTGTAAAAACGATGGAAGCGATTTGGAAACGCTCCCCTGGGACAGGAATTGAGGTGTTAACGCCAGATTTCTGGGGGGGGAAAGATTCACAGCAAAAACAGCGCGATCGCGTGGCAACCGTAGTCGCAGCGAAGCCGGCTTGTTATAACCATAATGTCGAAACGGTTCCGCGTTTACAAGGTCCAGTGCGTCGTGGGGCACAATATGACCGTTCCCTGGAGGTATTAAAAATTGTAAAAGAAATTGACCCCACAATTCCCACGAAATCCGGGTTGATGCTAGGACACGGGGAAACAGAAGCAGAAGTAATTGAAACCTTACAAGATTTACGGGCAATTGAGTGCGATCGCGTCACCCTCGGACAATATATGCGCCCTTCCCTAGAACACCGCCCTGTGCAAAAATATTGGACACCAGATGAATTTGATCGCCTCGGCGCGATCGCGCAAGAAATGGGATTTGCTCACGTTCGTTCAGGTCCCCTTGTGCGCAGTTCATACCACGCCGGAGAGGCGGCTTAA
- a CDS encoding NAD-dependent epimerase/dehydratase family protein, whose product MRIFITGGSGCIGHYLAEDLINNTNHELFFLVRNPAKIQFNPEARSRIHILKGDLEEIHQFEDLLKTIDVAILAATIWGGKAQTFRINVDRTLDLLDLLDSETCQQVIYFSTASILDYHHQPLKPAGEVGTEYIRSKYQCYFKIKQHPLAYKLSIVFPTLVLGGDQNKPYSHISSGLPEVAKWVNLARWLKADGSFHFIHAHDIATTVDYLIHHQSPDPIPREFVLGSPKITANQLIENLCKYFQKRIYFRIPLSITLANFLIILFRIEMAQWDRFCLQYRHFSHENPVNPETFGLTPYCATLTDVFKLHHL is encoded by the coding sequence ATGCGAATTTTTATCACGGGTGGAAGTGGCTGCATTGGTCACTACCTTGCTGAAGATTTAATTAATAATACGAATCACGAACTATTTTTTTTAGTTCGTAATCCGGCAAAAATTCAGTTTAATCCGGAAGCGCGATCGCGCATTCATATTTTAAAGGGCGATTTAGAAGAAATTCACCAGTTTGAAGACTTATTAAAAACCATTGATGTTGCCATTTTAGCAGCAACCATTTGGGGCGGAAAAGCTCAAACATTTCGGATTAATGTGGATCGCACCCTTGACCTGTTAGACTTATTAGATTCTGAAACTTGTCAGCAAGTTATTTATTTTTCTACTGCTAGTATTCTCGATTATCATCACCAACCCTTAAAACCAGCCGGAGAAGTGGGAACTGAATATATTCGCTCTAAATATCAATGTTATTTTAAGATCAAACAACATCCTCTTGCTTATAAATTAAGCATTGTTTTCCCGACTTTAGTTTTAGGAGGTGATCAAAATAAACCCTATTCTCATATTTCTTCAGGACTTCCGGAAGTAGCAAAATGGGTTAACTTAGCGCGTTGGTTAAAAGCAGACGGCAGTTTTCACTTTATTCATGCCCACGATATTGCGACGACAGTTGATTATTTAATTCATCATCAATCGCCGGATCCAATCCCTCGAGAATTCGTTTTAGGCAGTCCAAAAATTACAGCCAATCAACTCATTGAAAATCTATGCAAATATTTTCAGAAACGCATTTATTTTCGCATTCCGCTATCTATAACGTTAGCCAATTTCTTGATTATTCTTTTTCGCATTGAAATGGCGCAGTGGGATCGCTTTTGTTTACAATATCGCCACTTTAGCCACGAAAACCCAGTCAACCCAGAAACTTTTGGTTTAACTCCATACTGTGCCACACTGACTGATGTGTTTAAACTCCATCATCTTTAA
- a CDS encoding nitrogenase gives MTSFTKLSQPKSNQEASAWIRGLLTVAWADGDFDLEEKHLITKITKEELTPDLELNQIDLISPEELATTLGQDKKVAENFLRTAVMVAVADGVYSRPEADLLNSFCKALNLEVEALKTLEHTLYNRESQETGATVSLQENEQQDYPSHPHSDVLKPVRDWLDGMEVDDPRVARFICKLVPSQCPFERDIKLFGHKLVHIPPLCKLNPLYEQLVGLRFRALSFLADECKEDVSKYT, from the coding sequence ATGACTAGCTTCACGAAATTATCCCAACCTAAATCTAATCAAGAAGCCTCTGCCTGGATCCGTGGTCTGTTAACTGTTGCTTGGGCCGATGGAGACTTTGATCTTGAAGAGAAGCATCTGATCACAAAAATTACCAAAGAAGAATTGACGCCAGATCTCGAGTTGAATCAAATTGATTTAATTAGCCCAGAAGAGCTAGCCACGACGCTGGGTCAAGATAAGAAAGTTGCCGAAAATTTCCTCCGTACTGCAGTAATGGTTGCAGTGGCTGATGGCGTTTACTCTCGTCCAGAAGCTGACCTCTTAAATTCTTTCTGTAAAGCCCTTAATCTCGAAGTGGAAGCACTCAAAACCCTAGAACATACCCTGTACAATCGCGAGTCTCAAGAAACTGGGGCAACTGTCTCCCTCCAAGAAAATGAACAGCAAGATTATCCCAGTCATCCGCATTCTGATGTTTTGAAACCAGTCCGGGATTGGCTCGATGGGATGGAAGTGGATGATCCTCGGGTAGCAAGATTTATTTGTAAATTAGTGCCTTCGCAATGTCCCTTTGAACGGGATATCAAACTCTTTGGTCACAAATTGGTTCATATTCCCCCCTTATGTAAACTGAATCCCCTTTATGAGCAACTAGTAGGGTTGCGTTTCCGAGCGTTATCTTTTCTTGCTGATGAATGTAAGGAAGATGTTTCTAAGTACACTTAA
- a CDS encoding response regulator, translating to MSNIRVILIEDHDLTRVGIRTALEQRGEVTFLGEAVNAKEGLALIEEKQPDVAIVDIGLPDMDGIELTTRFKQAQAENDALKDVKILILTLQDSQEYVLAAFAAGADSYCMKDISFDLLLEALRVTKEGSSWIDPAIARVVISQAKTISSPEEEAKTRQISASEPEYEQLVEAYPLTERELEVLQLIVEGASNAEIAEKLYITVGTVKTHVRNILNKLCADDRTQAAVRALRSGLVG from the coding sequence ATGAGTAATATAAGAGTCATTTTAATTGAAGACCATGATTTGACTCGCGTTGGCATTCGCACTGCGCTCGAACAACGGGGTGAAGTTACGTTTTTAGGGGAAGCAGTTAATGCTAAAGAAGGCTTGGCATTAATTGAAGAAAAGCAACCGGATGTCGCGATCGTTGATATTGGTTTACCTGACATGGATGGGATTGAGTTGACCACTCGCTTCAAGCAAGCCCAAGCCGAGAATGATGCCCTTAAAGATGTCAAAATTTTAATTCTGACCCTTCAAGATAGCCAAGAATATGTTTTAGCTGCTTTTGCGGCTGGGGCTGATTCTTACTGTATGAAAGATATCAGTTTTGACTTACTCTTAGAAGCGCTGCGAGTGACAAAAGAAGGCAGTTCTTGGATTGATCCCGCGATCGCGCGCGTTGTCATTTCCCAAGCAAAAACCATTTCTTCCCCTGAAGAAGAAGCAAAAACCCGACAAATCAGTGCGTCTGAACCCGAATATGAACAATTAGTTGAAGCCTATCCTTTGACAGAACGGGAATTGGAAGTTTTACAACTGATTGTCGAAGGAGCCAGTAACGCCGAAATTGCCGAAAAACTTTACATTACAGTGGGAACCGTGAAAACCCATGTCCGCAATATTTTGAACAAACTCTGCGCCGATGACCGAACCCAAGCAGCGGTTCGAGCGTTACGTTCGGGCTTAGTGGGATAA
- a CDS encoding orotate phosphoribosyltransferase gives MTRAKEKNLDQVKEKLLHLLATEAYQEGDFTLSSGQKSSYYVNGKPVSLSAEGALAIGQLFLSNLPTDTAAVAGLTLGADPLVSAVTVVSAYENRPIPGIIVRKKPKGHGTNAYLEGKKLPPQSKIVVLEDVVTTGQSALFAVEQLQAAGYEVSEILAIIDREQGGKELYQERGIPFQALFSISDVQAYTQCISAAK, from the coding sequence TTGACACGAGCAAAGGAAAAAAACTTAGATCAAGTCAAGGAAAAATTACTGCATCTGCTCGCAACAGAAGCTTACCAGGAAGGAGATTTTACCCTTTCCTCCGGGCAAAAAAGTTCTTATTATGTCAATGGCAAGCCCGTTTCTTTGAGTGCAGAGGGCGCATTAGCGATTGGACAACTGTTTCTATCCAACTTACCGACTGACACAGCAGCAGTTGCGGGTTTAACCCTAGGGGCAGATCCTTTAGTTAGTGCTGTTACCGTTGTTTCTGCTTATGAAAATCGCCCTATACCGGGAATTATCGTCCGAAAAAAGCCAAAAGGGCATGGGACGAATGCTTACTTGGAAGGGAAAAAGCTTCCTCCCCAGTCAAAAATTGTTGTTTTGGAAGATGTGGTGACGACCGGTCAATCGGCATTGTTTGCGGTAGAACAACTGCAAGCGGCTGGCTATGAAGTGAGTGAGATTTTAGCCATCATTGATCGCGAACAAGGCGGGAAAGAGTTATATCAAGAACGCGGCATTCCATTTCAGGCGCTTTTCTCTATTTCTGATGTGCAGGCTTATACACAGTGCATTTCTGCTGCGAAATAG
- the glgP gene encoding alpha-glucan family phosphorylase — translation MKPIRTFNVSPSLPPKLEPLKKLAYNIHWDWDIEAKDLFRRLDNQLWESCRHNPVSLLGNISQKRLAEVAEDEGFIAQMERAEQQLDLYLQERTWFRKNRGQIAQKECYAYFCAEYGLTDCLPLYSGGLGVLAGDHLKSASDLGLPLVAVGLLYQEGYFSQYLNADGWQQEAYPVNDFSNMPLHLERNPDGSELKVEVDYPGRTVHARVWRIDVGVVRLYLLDTNIEGNSEYDHNITDRLYGGDLDMRIHQEMMLGIGGFRALKALGYTPTVFHLNEGHSAFLVLERMRRLIEDNGLSFDEAKQMVQASQMFTTHTPVSAGFDMFNPDQTMYYVGHYADIFDLSREEFLAMGRENTGDLSSPFSMAALALRTSSFLNGVSKLHGEVSRDMFKGMWKGLPEQEVPITSITNGVHARSVVTKSKQQLYDRYLGPSWSEKGPENPLWDKVNSIPDDELWRNHERARADMVVMVRDWLAKKLRQRGASQAELDKAAEALDPDVLTIGFARRFATYKRATLFLRDIERIKKIIMGNPERRLQFVIAGKAHPKDMPGKELIRELIHTAREEGIEEYLVFVPDYDTHVARAMVSGCDIWLNTPRRPREASGTSGMKAAMNGLPNLSIPDGWWDEADHTATGWAIGQGEIYEDQEYQDEVEANALYDLLEQEIMPLFYNRDTNGVPRGWVQKMKNAIRLNTPQFNTARMLRDYSTEGYFPSSDRYFAMTENNYANAKAVAEWKKQVFERWYDIRIESIDVSEETDIVVNETVEVKAVLDLAGLKPDDVSVELYLGSLNSAGEIIKGTPIPMEYTGESSAAGTIFKGSLAYHSSGLQGLSLRVLPKNQYMAHPHELGLILWADDYQQ, via the coding sequence ATGAAGCCAATTCGTACCTTTAACGTTTCCCCCTCCCTCCCCCCCAAATTAGAGCCGTTGAAAAAGCTGGCTTATAACATCCATTGGGATTGGGATATTGAAGCCAAAGACCTATTTCGACGTTTAGATAACCAACTTTGGGAATCTTGTCGTCATAACCCGGTTTCCTTGCTCGGAAATATCAGTCAAAAACGCCTCGCTGAAGTGGCTGAAGATGAAGGTTTTATTGCCCAAATGGAGCGAGCGGAACAGCAGTTAGATCTCTATTTACAAGAGCGAACCTGGTTTCGGAAAAATCGGGGTCAAATTGCCCAAAAAGAATGCTACGCCTATTTTTGCGCGGAATATGGCTTAACCGATTGTCTTCCGCTCTACTCTGGCGGTTTGGGAGTGTTAGCCGGGGATCATCTCAAATCAGCCAGTGATTTAGGCTTACCGCTGGTCGCAGTAGGCTTGCTTTATCAAGAAGGCTATTTCTCCCAATATTTGAATGCAGATGGGTGGCAACAAGAAGCTTATCCGGTCAACGACTTCAGTAATATGCCGCTGCACTTGGAACGTAATCCCGATGGCTCTGAATTGAAAGTTGAAGTGGACTATCCCGGACGCACCGTTCACGCTCGGGTGTGGCGGATTGATGTGGGAGTGGTTCGTCTCTATCTCCTCGATACCAACATTGAAGGGAACTCTGAATACGACCACAACATTACAGACCGGTTGTATGGTGGGGATCTCGATATGCGGATTCACCAAGAAATGATGCTCGGAATTGGTGGTTTTCGCGCCCTGAAAGCCCTCGGCTATACCCCCACCGTTTTCCACCTCAATGAAGGACACAGTGCTTTCTTGGTCCTAGAACGGATGCGTCGCTTGATTGAAGATAATGGCTTGAGCTTTGATGAAGCCAAGCAAATGGTACAGGCGAGCCAGATGTTTACCACGCATACGCCGGTTTCTGCCGGGTTTGATATGTTTAACCCGGATCAAACCATGTATTATGTGGGGCATTATGCCGACATTTTTGACTTATCCCGAGAAGAATTTTTAGCGATGGGACGGGAAAATACCGGTGATTTATCCTCTCCCTTCAGTATGGCAGCTCTGGCTCTGCGCACCAGTTCCTTCCTCAATGGTGTCAGTAAACTTCATGGCGAAGTCTCACGGGATATGTTTAAAGGGATGTGGAAAGGACTGCCGGAGCAAGAAGTTCCCATTACCTCGATTACAAATGGAGTCCATGCCCGCAGCGTTGTTACCAAATCAAAACAACAACTTTATGACCGCTACTTAGGTCCCAGCTGGTCGGAAAAAGGACCAGAAAACCCCCTCTGGGACAAAGTGAATTCCATCCCGGATGATGAACTCTGGCGCAACCATGAACGAGCGCGCGCCGATATGGTCGTCATGGTTCGGGATTGGTTGGCGAAAAAATTACGTCAACGCGGTGCCAGCCAAGCGGAGTTAGATAAAGCAGCAGAAGCCCTTGATCCTGATGTGTTAACCATTGGGTTTGCCCGCCGTTTCGCGACTTACAAACGCGCTACCCTTTTCCTGCGGGATATTGAACGGATTAAGAAAATCATCATGGGCAACCCGGAACGCCGTTTGCAATTTGTGATTGCCGGGAAAGCTCACCCGAAAGATATGCCTGGGAAGGAATTGATTCGTGAACTGATTCATACCGCGCGAGAAGAGGGAATTGAAGAATATTTAGTCTTTGTCCCGGATTATGATACTCATGTGGCACGAGCCATGGTTTCTGGTTGTGACATTTGGCTCAATACCCCTCGCCGCCCCCGGGAAGCATCGGGGACCTCCGGCATGAAAGCAGCCATGAATGGACTACCTAACCTCAGTATTCCAGATGGCTGGTGGGATGAAGCGGATCATACGGCAACCGGTTGGGCTATTGGTCAAGGCGAAATTTACGAAGACCAAGAATACCAGGATGAAGTGGAAGCCAATGCCCTCTATGATCTCTTAGAACAAGAAATCATGCCGTTGTTCTATAACCGGGATACCAATGGTGTGCCTCGGGGTTGGGTGCAGAAAATGAAAAATGCCATTCGCCTCAATACCCCACAGTTTAATACGGCGCGGATGCTTCGGGATTACAGTACCGAGGGCTATTTCCCTAGCAGCGATCGCTATTTTGCAATGACAGAGAACAATTATGCCAATGCCAAAGCAGTTGCGGAATGGAAAAAACAAGTCTTTGAACGCTGGTATGATATCCGCATTGAAAGCATCGACGTTTCTGAAGAAACAGACATCGTGGTCAATGAAACCGTTGAGGTAAAAGCAGTTTTAGACTTAGCCGGTTTGAAACCAGATGATGTCAGCGTAGAATTGTACTTGGGAAGCCTAAACAGTGCTGGCGAAATCATCAAAGGTACTCCCATACCAATGGAATATACGGGCGAGTCTTCTGCAGCAGGAACGATCTTTAAAGGATCCCTTGCTTATCATTCCAGTGGGTTACAAGGGCTATCCTTGCGAGTGTTGCCTAAAAACCAGTATATGGCGCATCCCCATGAGTTAGGTTTAATTCTTTGGGCTGATGATTATCAACAGTAA